attaaaatatgaaaacTGAAAGCATAGAGAGGAGAGGTCAAAGAGATGGGAGATATACCAGTAGTTAAAATAGagcaaagcaaaaacaGAGCGGCGTAGAAAATTAATCGCACACATAGTAAAGTCAAAGTACAGATAAACAGCAATATAAAAACTTTCGTTTCCACGTACTTTGTCGACTGATATAACCGATGAAATAAGATACGTGCATAAATTGTCTTcctttttagaaattggAGTTGGGGGTTacttagaaaataaaattctcACATCCGTTTACTactcttttaattttcttgtcGGTTTTCATGAGAGGAATAAGTGGATTAAAGGAGGACATGCAAACTTTTAATGAGCATGAGCAGGAGAAGATGTTGCATGGGCTTGAGTCTCGGGTTTCTTAACAATGAGAGCGTCGAAGGCCTCACGCTCTTTCCTCTCCGCGATAACCTCAGCTAAAACAGGTCTGAGGTAATGGTAATCCTCCTCAGGCTTTGTCCATTCAGATTTTGgcaaaattttattctCAATGCTAAGTTGCATGGCACGGCGAATACGATAGACTCGATCGTAGGATTCCATCTTAGGCAAACGAGATAACGCCTTTTGAGTATCGTCATTCTCCTCCAACATCAAATCGTCGTATCGAAGACCATATTTACGGTATCCTGACAAATGCACATAGGCATTGGAGATGGGTAAAAGCAATTTCGTCAAAAATGgtgatttttgaatatacTTGGCAAGAGACACAGGTTTCATACTTAAACAATCACttcagcaaaaaaaaatttcgtcACTACAAAATTTGCACTGAAATCAATAAAACTCTTAGTTTTGAATATTGGAAGAAGGTAAGATCTCATGGCCCTATAGTATGCCAATGAATCCTTCGGTCACCTGATGTTACCTGCACATAGAATCCTGAGCGGAATTAGAAAGTAATGAAAATCTGAATATCCTAGTATTCTCGGCTCATTTCTCTTAAGTTATTGTTTAACTCTAACGATTTTATAACCTAAACTAATTTAACGACGTGTCTAACATATATTCGGGAATGCACCATTGCTAGTATTCGTATGAACCAGAAGTTTGCTCAGGTTACATGTTCTCTTTCAGTACTAACCTATTGAAACGAATgaaatttatcaaataaaactcGTTAGTATGAAAAATACTTAATTATATAGCTTTaataggaaaaaaaaagtaaatttataTTGGATCCCATTTGTGCGAATGCGCTAGCTCGAATATGTCGAGTTGCCAGAAAGGAGctgaaaaactttaaacaaatgataGCGACATAACCGCCTCTGGCAATATTAGTAACGAAATTTATTCCAAAATTGgataaattaatgaatGATTGGTTTGCAAAAGAATATATTCCATATTACTTTGCATCCACTTCTTTAAATAGTAACCAGATCAAGCCACCTTTCTTAAAGGATAAAAGTTGTGTTTCATAACATAATATGTGGCTAACACCAATATGCATAAATAGTAAATGAACATAGTAAAACGATTCAAACGCCATCCGCAAATTAACCCAACGAGGAACAAAATTGTGAAAGCAATGAGAAGCTTTGCATTTCGACGATTCCGGTGAAGAACGTTTTTCACCTGAATAACTTCTGTTGGATCGTTCTGAAGGGCTAAAGACTTACTAAAATGACTTTCAAGGCTCACTGGctcattttgaatttcGCGATTTTGACCATCCCCTGCTTTACCAGTATCTTTCTTTGCAGTGGACTTTAAAGTAGACACGGAAAAAGGTAAATTCTTCTCTATCACGTTATCACCTTTTAGAGATATGGAAGGGTTCAGGGAAAATTTACTTGGCTGATTAGACGTCGTATGAATAGAATCGTTTACTTTGTTGCCCACTTCTTGAGGAACCAGTTTCGATAAAGGAGAATTTTGAAGCTGAAGAGTAGGTTTAAGCATCGGTCGAACAGGACTAGATGTTGGAAGGGCGgccatttttttttgaagaaaagtcATAGGGGATTCCTCCGGAGCTCTCTCACGAACAGACTGATTTCCCAAATGAGACGTTGCGTTGGTATTATTCAGAATTGAAATTGTCGCAAATTGCTGCAATTTATTCTGCCCACTAATTCCATCTTTTCTGTCACTCGATTCCTTTCCTATCCGATGCACAGAAGATGTACTTTCCTGACGCTTCTTGCGtggtttcaaaatttcGCCAGTCAAATGAACTTCTGGAGGAGGACTTGGCTTTAAACATGAGATGCTAATCCATGTAAAACAAATGgtaacaaagaaaaaggctGCATGTATTTGACGGAGTAAAAAATCACTTTCAAGATTGGTATCCGAGCTTAAGTTCAAAATTTCCGACTCATAACATGAAAGGAGATACAAGCAAGTTAAACGGATAATAAGATAAAGTGCCTGACATTGGATATACTGATCCCGCCCAAAAAGCTCCCAAGATGGATTGTCCATCATTTTGTACCAATACGGGTTCCAAAAGACAACGAAAAAACCAAGCCaattaaagtaaaaaattttgctaGAGGATCCATCTAATAGGAAGTAAGAGATTGcttttagaaataaattacgAATACCATCTGGTAATAAGCTTATTATCATAGAATGATACAAATGCCACACAATCGATTGCAAATAGAAAAACGAAAAACCAAATCCACGAAGTAACCAAAGAACAAAAGAAGCTTTTGGATAGTGATGGGGGACTTTTGCGTTTAGCTGTTCCTTTGACTTTTGCAGCCAATATCCTAAAACCTGATTTTTGGCTTCATAATCATTGGCATCAAGTTGGTCTTGAACGGAGTCATAGCATTCAGAGCAAACAATGGGAAATTTCTCTTCtatagattttttatactcTGGTAATGCCTTCTCATAAGCCTGATAATCTGGATGTGATGAGTCTGGCAGATAATCAGCAAGCATCCGATTCACAATCAGTTGGTTCATTTGACATTTTTCACAAAAGGGGCTCTGAAAGGAAGAACTGCTTGGGAAATCCCGTATCGCGTAAAAAGGACCAACACCCTTGTCTTGAGTTGGGGTTGGAGGTCGATAATCCAGGATATCACCTTTCTCATCAATATGGTTGGTGGCTTCACAA
Above is a genomic segment from Schizosaccharomyces pombe strain 972h- genome assembly, chromosome: III containing:
- the qcr7 gene encoding ubiquinol-cytochrome-c reductase complex subunit 6, with protein sequence MKPVSLAKYIQKSPFLTKLLLPISNAYVHLSGYRKYGLRYDDLMLEENDDTQKALSRLPKMESYDRVYRIRRAMQLSIENKILPKSEWTKPEEDYHYLRPVLAEVIAERKEREAFDALIVKKPETQAHATSSPAHAH
- the ima1 gene encoding inner nuclear membrane protein Ima1 — protein: MESSRLFTLGLGNSDDGLKSTFGDKTVTCFYCNKKKEKIRDGTSTWTCSICEATNHIDEKGDILDYRPPTPTQDKGVGPFYAIRDFPSSSSFQSPFCEKCQMNQLIVNRMLADYLPDSSHPDYQAYEKALPEYKKSIEEKFPIVCSECYDSVQDQLDANDYEAKNQVLGYWLQKSKEQLNAKVPHHYPKASFVLWLLRGFGFSFFYLQSIVWHLYHSMIISLLPDGIRNLFLKAISYFLLDGSSSKIFYFNWLGFFVVFWNPYWYKMMDNPSWELFGRDQYIQCQALYLIIRLTCLYLLSCYESEILNLSSDTNLESDFLLRQIHAAFFFVTICFTWISISCLKPSPPPEVHLTGEILKPRKKRQESTSSVHRIGKESSDRKDGISGQNKLQQFATISILNNTNATSHLGNQSVRERAPEESPMTFLQKKMAALPTSSPVRPMLKPTLQLQNSPLSKLVPQEVGNKVNDSIHTTSNQPSKFSLNPSISLKGDNVIEKNLPFSVSTLKSTAKKDTGKAGDGQNREIQNEPVSLESHFSKSLALQNDPTEVIQVKNVLHRNRRNAKLLIAFTILFLVGLICGWRLNRFTMFIYYLCILVLATYYVMKHNFYPLRKVA